One genomic region from Salvia hispanica cultivar TCC Black 2014 chromosome 2, UniMelb_Shisp_WGS_1.0, whole genome shotgun sequence encodes:
- the LOC125205087 gene encoding uncharacterized protein LOC125205087 encodes MVWNPHCTISASTSPTNEIILFQVLEYLKGSVIVERLTKNSSGKTALDILNESLRNASTYPRMKTILKRFSSRPIALDLPIFAEMTMVAAVLIATMAFQAAVSPPGGVWQDDKKDEATDRTIYRAGQAVMAYKDPGRYKQFIQSNIVSFISSLVAILFLATTGSSDQWLFALLALISMLVSMASIGVTYGFSLIMTNPNMANFGWRYSVAISVGVFAGVMCFIIVVSSCRSGTGRVKRFVKKAAGPNCNFV; translated from the coding sequence ATGGTTTGGAACCCTCATTGTACAATTTCTGCGTCCACCAGTCCAACTAATGAAATTATCCTATTTCAGGTTCTAGAATACTTGAAGGGAAGTGTCATAGTAGAGAGGCTGACAAAGAATTCTAGTGGCAAAACAGCACTCGATATCTTGAACGAAAGCCTTCGAAACGCTAGCACGTATCCAAGAATGAAAACAATCCTGAAAAGATTTTCTAGTCGGCCAATAGCCCTAGACTTGCCCATCTTCGCAGAGATGACGATGGTGGCGGCCGTCCTGATAGCGACCATGGCCTTCCAGGCGGCTGTCAGCCCCCCTGGCGGCGTATGGCAAGACGACAAGAAAGACGAAGCAACCGACCGAACAATATACAGAGCCGGCCAAGCAGTGATGGCATATAAAGATCCCGGTAGATACAAACAGTTTATTCAGTCTAACATTGTGTCATTCATTTCGTCTCTCGTGGCAATCTTGTTCCTCGCCACCACCGGCTCGTCGGACCAGTGGCTGTTCGCGCTGCTCGCCCTCATTTCGATGCTGGTGTCGATGGCGTCTATCGGAGTGACTTATGGATTTTCGTTGATCATGACCAACCCTAACATGGCAAACTTTGGATGGAGATACTCTGTTGCCATATCAGTCGGTGTGTTCGCTGGAGTCATGTGTTTTATCATTGTTGTTAGCTCTTGCAGAAGTGGGACCGGAAGAGTCAAACGATTTGTTAAGAAGGCTGCGGGGCCCAACTGCAACTTTGTGTAG
- the LOC125208107 gene encoding ankyrin repeat-containing protein BDA1-like, producing the protein MAEKKLYDAARIGDVTAIQQLLQTNQHLLDVVSFPCLKNVLHIAIKHGKESIVEEVLKINPDLALELDSKNSSSLHLAAARGNVVIAKRLLVIAPEMCWWRDGQDMNPLHVAAVKGNEAVLEEMLQLDTLPATVRLHRGQTVLHLCVKHHQLGTLTVLVDKLRDLVCAKDDDGETLLHFAARANQLEIVEYLKRSFRLEKLTKNSNGKTALDIVEENYWDPSAYKKMKNILENFSNLSIFQNFQRYSEMTMVAAVLIATMAFQAAVSPPAACGKLTQSM; encoded by the exons atggcAGAAAAGAAACTGTATGATGCTGCAAGAATTGGAGATGTAACAGCAATCCAACAACTCCTCCAAACAAATCAACATCTTCTTGATGTAGTCTCATTCCCATGTCTCAAAAATGTGTTGCACATTGCCATAAAGCATGGAAAAGAGAGCATTGTGGAAGAGGTGCTGAAGATCAACCCGGACCTCGCTCTCGAGCTCGACTCCAAGAACTCGTCTTCCCTCCACCTCGCAGCTGCAAGAGGAAACGTGGTGATCGCGAAGAGATTGCTCGTGATAGCCCCGGAGATGTGCTGGTGGCGAGACGGCCAAGATATGAACCCGCTTCATGTCGCGGCCGTGAAGGGGAATGAGGCGGTGTTGGAGGAGATGCTTCAGCTGGACACCCTTCCGGCCACGGTGAGGCTGCATCGCGGACAGACAGTGTTGCACCTGTGCGTGAAACATCATCAGCTTGGGACGTTGACGGTTTTGGTGGATAAGTTGAGAGACCTAGTGTGTGCAAAGGATGATGATGGAGAGACGTTGTTGCATTTTGCTGCGAGGGCTAATCAACTTGAG ATTGTAGAATACTTGAAGAGAAGTTTCAGACTAGAAAAGCTGACAAAGAATTCCAATGGCAAAACAGCACTGGATATTGTTGAGGAGAACTATTGGGACCCAAGTgcatacaaaaaaatgaaaaatatcctTGAAAATTTTTCCAATCTTTCCATATTCCAAAACTTTCAGAGGTACAGCGAGATGACGATGGTCGCGGCCGTCCTGATAGCAACCATGGCGTTCCAAGCGGCCGTCAGCCCCCCGGCGGCGTGTGGCAAGCTGACACAGTCGATGTAG
- the LOC125208106 gene encoding ankyrin repeat-containing protein At5g02620-like → MNPLHVAAMKGNEAVLKEMLQLDILPATVRLHRGQTVLHLCVKHRQLGTLTVLVDKLGDLVSAKDDDGETLLHFAVRANQLEIVEYLKRSFKLEKLTKNSNGKTALDIFEESPRDRKMKKILEKFSNLSIFQNFQRHSEMTMVAAVLIATMAFQGAVSPPGGVWEDDGTDEETGRYHKAGFAVMATKHPKTYKNFVIANIVSFISSTIAILLLSTAGASDHSRFVKLASVAEWVSMGAIAITYGASFVMTNPNMVEFGFNNVVFITTGIFVPVIAAIFFFGTKGMKRKLVKRAKLIGTPHHA, encoded by the exons ATGAACCCGCTTCATGTTGCGGCCATGAAGGGGAATGAGGCGGTGCTGAAGGAGATGCTTCAGCTGGACATTCTTCCGGCCACGGTGAGGCTGCATCGCGGACAGACTGTATTGCACTTGTGCGTGAAACATCGCCAGCTTGGGACGTTGACGGTTTTGGTGGATAAGTTGGGAGACCTAGTGAGTGCAAAGGATGATGATGGAGAGACATTGTTGCATTTTGCAGTGAGGGCTAATCAACTTGAG ATTGTAGAATACTTGAAGagaagtttcaaactagaaaagcTGACAAAGAATTCAAATGGCAAAACAGCACTGGATATCTTTGAGGAGAGCCCTCGAGAccgaaaaatgaaaaaaatcctGGAAAAATTTTCCAATCTGTCCATATTCCAAAACTTCCAGAGGCACAGCGAGATGACGATGGTGGCGGCCGTCCTGATAGCAACCATGGCGTTCCAAGGGGCCGTCAGCCCCCCTGGCGGCGTGTGGGAAGACGACGGAACTGATGAAGAGACCGGCCGTTATCACAAAGCCGGCTTTGCCGTTATGGCTACTAAGCATCCCAAGACATACAAAAATTTCGTCATTGCTAACATTGTGTCGTTCATTTCGTCCACCATCGCCATCTTGTTGCTCTCCACGGCTGGCGCGTCGGACCATTCGAGGTTCGTGAAGCTCGCGTCGGTTGCGGAGTGGGTGTCGATGGGGGCCATCGCAATTACCTATGGAGCTTCCTTTGTCATGACCAATCCTAATATGGTAGAATTCGGATTTAACAACGTTGTTTTTATAACAACGGGTATATTCGTTCCGGTCATAGCGGCAATCTTTTTTTTCGGCACTAAGGGAATGAAGAGAAAACTTGTCAAGAGGGCCAAGCTGATAGGGACTCCACATCACGCATGA